From Mesorhizobium sp. AR02, a single genomic window includes:
- the scpB gene encoding SMC-Scp complex subunit ScpB, protein MAEAARRRGGSRSDDRRSGERRSADQLFDRELDHLPPEARWREWMHRVEATIFAASEPVGRETLARIVGKSCSVDLLIDDIREELRGRPYDVVAVAGGWKHLTRPAYADAIRAAVGGNERAAELTQSDVLVLMCIGYFQPITRGELSSFFGKEISRDLIGHLRGAKLIASGPRSPTPGAPYTYVTTKEFLLEFGLDTLRDLPDFEALEDAGLLSKEKLLAGDIMPDFAGLQEAVEVETDE, encoded by the coding sequence ATGGCGGAGGCAGCGCGCAGACGAGGAGGGAGCCGGTCAGATGACCGTCGATCAGGCGAACGGCGATCAGCTGACCAGCTGTTTGACCGGGAGCTGGATCACCTGCCGCCGGAGGCGCGCTGGCGCGAATGGATGCATCGGGTCGAGGCGACGATTTTTGCCGCCAGCGAGCCGGTCGGCCGCGAGACACTGGCGCGGATCGTCGGGAAAAGCTGCAGCGTTGACCTTTTGATCGATGACATTCGCGAGGAGCTGCGTGGCCGCCCTTACGACGTGGTCGCCGTTGCCGGTGGCTGGAAGCACCTGACTCGGCCGGCCTATGCCGATGCCATCCGCGCCGCGGTCGGCGGTAACGAGCGCGCGGCAGAGCTGACGCAGTCGGACGTGCTGGTGCTGATGTGCATCGGCTACTTCCAACCGATCACCCGCGGAGAACTGTCGTCGTTCTTCGGCAAGGAGATTTCGCGCGACCTGATCGGCCATCTTCGCGGCGCGAAGCTGATCGCTTCGGGCCCGCGCAGCCCAACACCGGGCGCGCCCTACACCTACGTTACGACAAAAGAATTCCTGCTGGAGTTCGGGCTCGACACGCTGCGCGACCTCCCGGATTTCGAAGCGCTCGAGGATGCCGGACTGCTGTCGAAGGAGAAGCTGTTGGCGGGCGATATCATGCCGGACTTTGCCGGCCTCCAGGAGGCCGTTGAAGTCGAGACCGACGAATAG
- a CDS encoding helix-turn-helix domain-containing protein, with product MSEMTKFGADLIQAMSEALAHAQGKNVPGVRVSAVDVGTVDAKAIRKQLDLTQDEMATVHGTSPSGYKKWEQGKRQPSGAARTLRRIMEKEPEAVLRALSIDKSAEEIQTAAAPH from the coding sequence ATGAGCGAGATGACGAAATTCGGTGCGGATCTGATCCAGGCCATGTCTGAAGCATTGGCTCATGCGCAGGGCAAGAATGTTCCCGGCGTTCGCGTGAGCGCTGTTGATGTCGGCACAGTTGATGCGAAGGCAATCCGCAAGCAGCTTGACCTCACTCAGGATGAAATGGCGACTGTGCACGGTACAAGTCCTTCCGGCTACAAAAAATGGGAGCAAGGAAAGCGGCAACCCAGTGGTGCTGCTCGAACCTTGCGTCGGATCATGGAGAAAGAGCCCGAAGCCGTCTTGCGGGCTCTGTCAATCGACAAGTCTGCCGAGGAAATTCAAACCGCCGCGGCGCCTCACTGA
- a CDS encoding DUF1403 family protein produces the protein MILRPKPSPRHHATLAGAPSTAPMATVPAWLRRAIPDAQRLAGKDVEDVALVAGAAIGTLDAIVRRQERWAGAWRQRLALSAAAATAKQAGRVEDEGALRDAVLLTRPGDFLSVGPAGLLLLGWRRLAARPAENLLKEKSLVAVLEEFGYAGDDEVVSNLTDDLRQLAASDATVGMMTGAIATAERHGFGRTLGAWLADALLAQRLGWVHAVPLLGAEAALGTSARPRRSAASSVATGIDTDPERAKSLLAAQARAALRAIDLSAELERRAAKLLAVAPKLRAKAADAVVEKLLSDDAIVASEKIAGMSDRGLRRLFDRLVELGAVRELSGRPTFRIYGL, from the coding sequence ATGATTCTGCGTCCCAAACCCTCTCCTCGCCACCACGCCACGCTTGCCGGCGCCCCTTCGACCGCGCCGATGGCAACGGTGCCGGCCTGGCTGCGCCGGGCCATCCCGGATGCGCAACGCCTTGCGGGAAAAGATGTTGAGGACGTGGCGCTCGTCGCCGGCGCCGCCATCGGCACGCTCGATGCTATAGTCCGCCGGCAAGAGCGGTGGGCCGGCGCCTGGCGGCAGCGCCTGGCGCTTTCGGCCGCCGCGGCAACGGCGAAGCAGGCCGGCCGTGTCGAGGATGAAGGCGCGCTGCGCGACGCCGTGCTGCTCACGCGACCGGGCGATTTTTTGTCCGTCGGTCCCGCCGGGCTTTTGCTGCTCGGCTGGCGCCGGCTGGCAGCCCGGCCGGCGGAAAACCTGCTGAAGGAGAAGAGCCTTGTCGCGGTGCTGGAGGAGTTCGGCTACGCCGGCGACGACGAGGTGGTCAGCAACCTGACGGACGATCTTCGCCAACTCGCCGCCAGTGACGCGACGGTGGGAATGATGACCGGCGCCATAGCGACCGCCGAACGCCACGGCTTTGGGCGCACTCTTGGAGCCTGGCTCGCCGACGCCCTGCTTGCGCAGCGGCTGGGTTGGGTACACGCGGTGCCGCTGCTGGGCGCCGAGGCAGCCTTGGGCACAAGCGCTCGCCCGCGTCGATCGGCAGCCAGCTCTGTAGCGACAGGCATTGATACAGATCCTGAGCGTGCCAAAAGTCTGCTTGCCGCGCAGGCGCGGGCTGCGCTGCGCGCCATTGATCTTTCCGCCGAGCTCGAGCGTCGCGCGGCAAAACTGCTTGCCGTTGCCCCGAAACTCAGGGCCAAGGCGGCGGACGCTGTTGTCGAAAAGCTCTTGTCCGACGACGCGATCGTCGCATCCGAAAAGATCGCTGGCATGAGCGATCGCGGATTGCGCCGCCTGTTCGACCGGCTGGTTGAGCTCGGCGCCGTGCGCGAGCTGTCCGGCCGGCCAACCTTCCGCATCTACGGACTCTGA
- a CDS encoding site-specific integrase, whose product MADEGQVSAATSEESDLPDIIDVVMEMGRAPEEPSTEAPSPPLPAVANPRLPAHLDALAERARDYVEAASSANTRRAYAADWKHFCAWARRQHLDVLPPDPQLVGLSITACASGKVTGDKKPNAVSTIERRLSSLTWNFSQRGQPLDRKDRHIATVLAGIRNSHASPPRQKEAILPEDLIAMLETLDRGALRGLRDRAMLLLGFAGGLRRSEIVGLDFSRDQTEESSGWVEILDKGILVNIRGKTGWREVEIGRGSADATCPVVALQTWLKLARIGHGPLFRRVTGQGKAVGAERLNPQEVARLVKRAALAAGVRGDLAEGERGAKFSGHSLRAGLASSAEVDERYVQKQLGHASAEMTRRYQRRRDRFRVNLTKASGL is encoded by the coding sequence ATGGCTGACGAAGGTCAAGTTTCAGCAGCTACTTCCGAAGAGAGCGATCTTCCCGACATCATCGATGTGGTCATGGAGATGGGACGCGCACCGGAGGAACCGTCAACCGAAGCCCCCTCCCCACCCCTTCCGGCCGTCGCCAATCCCCGCCTGCCGGCACATCTCGACGCGCTCGCCGAGCGCGCTCGCGATTACGTCGAGGCGGCAAGCTCAGCCAACACCCGGCGCGCCTACGCCGCCGACTGGAAGCATTTTTGCGCCTGGGCGCGCCGCCAGCATCTCGATGTGTTGCCGCCCGATCCGCAGCTCGTCGGCCTTTCCATTACGGCCTGCGCGTCCGGTAAGGTAACGGGCGATAAGAAGCCGAACGCCGTTTCGACAATCGAGCGACGTCTCTCTTCGCTGACCTGGAATTTTTCTCAGCGTGGCCAGCCGCTGGACAGAAAGGACCGGCATATCGCCACCGTGCTGGCCGGCATTCGCAACAGCCACGCCTCCCCGCCCCGGCAGAAAGAAGCCATTCTGCCGGAAGACCTGATCGCCATGCTCGAGACCCTTGACCGCGGCGCGCTGCGCGGCCTGCGCGACCGCGCCATGCTGCTTCTGGGCTTCGCCGGCGGGCTGCGGCGCTCGGAAATCGTCGGCCTGGACTTTTCGCGCGATCAGACCGAGGAGTCTTCGGGTTGGGTCGAGATTTTGGACAAAGGAATTTTGGTCAACATACGCGGCAAAACTGGCTGGCGCGAGGTGGAGATCGGCCGCGGTTCCGCGGATGCCACATGTCCGGTAGTCGCTCTGCAGACCTGGCTGAAACTGGCGCGGATTGGCCATGGCCCTTTGTTTCGGCGCGTCACCGGTCAAGGCAAGGCCGTTGGCGCCGAGCGCCTCAACCCCCAGGAGGTCGCGCGGCTGGTCAAGCGCGCTGCACTGGCTGCCGGTGTTCGCGGCGACCTGGCCGAAGGGGAGCGTGGGGCAAAATTCTCGGGGCATTCGCTGCGCGCCGGCCTTGCCTCCTCGGCCGAGGTCGATGAGCGCTATGTGCAGAAACAACTCGGCCATGCCTCCGCCGAAATGACCCGCCGCTATCAGCGCCGGCGCGACCGTTTTCGTGTTAATCTCACCAAGGCATCAGGACTGTAA
- the repC gene encoding plasmid replication protein RepC, which translates to MKSGYATTPFGRRPMTLALVQANTASREIPKGSLVEKWQVYRWLCEGKSALGVGDRALAVLSGLLTFYPDDQISEENGLMVFPSNAQLSLRAHGMADSTLRRNLAELVNCGLIIRRDSPNGKRFARKGQGGAVVEAFGFSLAPLLTRAAEFQLAAEQVRADSRALKLMRERVTLHRRDIHKLVEAAIEEAVPGDWGAIWRRFRTIVGAIPRRAGLSDLEGFVAELTALHDEVDRMLESFTKSRNPSGNESQNERQQSDSNTDSTFVFEPAFEKSRAAVEPTSVSAEKPKGYPIGLVLRACPEIADYAVNGIGNWRDLMMTAAQVRGYLGVSPSAYEEACHVMGQEVAAIVIACILQRAQHINSAGGYLRVLTEKARGGQFSVGPMLMAALKANGSIARMTG; encoded by the coding sequence ATGAAGAGTGGGTACGCGACGACGCCCTTCGGGCGGCGGCCGATGACGCTTGCCCTGGTGCAAGCGAATACGGCATCGCGGGAGATCCCGAAAGGATCTCTCGTCGAGAAGTGGCAGGTCTATCGTTGGCTCTGTGAGGGAAAGTCGGCTCTCGGCGTGGGAGACCGCGCGCTGGCGGTGCTGAGCGGCCTGTTGACGTTCTACCCAGACGACCAGATCAGCGAGGAAAACGGCCTGATGGTCTTTCCGTCGAACGCTCAGCTGTCGTTGCGCGCACACGGCATGGCCGATTCCACATTGCGCAGGAACTTGGCGGAGTTGGTCAATTGCGGTCTGATCATCCGCCGCGATAGCCCCAATGGCAAAAGGTTCGCTCGCAAGGGGCAGGGCGGGGCTGTCGTGGAAGCGTTCGGGTTCTCGTTGGCGCCCCTTTTGACACGGGCCGCGGAGTTTCAGCTGGCGGCCGAGCAGGTCCGCGCCGACTCTAGGGCGCTGAAATTGATGCGTGAGCGGGTCACGCTCCATCGCCGTGACATCCATAAGCTTGTCGAGGCTGCGATCGAGGAGGCCGTTCCTGGCGACTGGGGAGCCATCTGGAGGCGTTTCCGAACCATCGTGGGGGCCATTCCCCGCCGAGCCGGCCTATCTGACCTGGAGGGCTTCGTTGCGGAGCTGACCGCATTGCACGATGAAGTGGACAGGATGCTGGAAAGCTTCACAAAGTCCAGGAATCCTAGCGGCAATGAGTCCCAAAATGAGCGGCAGCAATCTGATTCAAACACAGACTCCACTTTTGTATTTGAACCGGCTTTCGAAAAAAGCAGGGCGGCGGTCGAGCCAACATCTGTTTCGGCCGAGAAACCGAAAGGCTACCCGATAGGACTTGTGCTGAGAGCGTGCCCCGAAATTGCGGACTATGCCGTCAACGGGATCGGAAATTGGCGCGACTTGATGATGACCGCTGCCCAGGTGCGGGGGTACCTTGGCGTTTCGCCCTCAGCGTATGAGGAGGCCTGCCATGTGATGGGCCAGGAAGTTGCCGCGATCGTGATCGCCTGCATCCTGCAAAGAGCGCAACATATCAACTCGGCAGGCGGCTATCTGCGGGTGCTGACCGAAAAGGCGAGGGGAGGGCAGTTTTCTGTCGGACCGATGCTCATGGCGGCGCTGAAGGCCAATGGCTCGATAGCAAGGATGACCGGATAG
- a CDS encoding type II toxin-antitoxin system VapB family antitoxin, protein MSLNIKNPATVALADELARRQGISKTAAIHQALSERLHRMGFGDTAQERLLAELRSIRERLARLPERDNRTDEEIIGYDEHGIPN, encoded by the coding sequence GTGTCCCTCAATATCAAAAATCCGGCAACCGTCGCGCTGGCCGACGAGCTCGCGCGCCGCCAGGGTATCAGCAAGACGGCGGCTATTCATCAGGCCTTGAGCGAGCGCCTGCATCGCATGGGTTTCGGTGACACTGCGCAGGAGCGCCTGCTCGCGGAGCTGCGCTCAATCCGGGAGAGACTGGCGCGGTTGCCTGAACGGGATAATCGCACTGACGAGGAGATCATCGGCTACGACGAACACGGAATTCCCAACTGA
- a CDS encoding type II toxin-antitoxin system VapC family toxin, whose amino-acid sequence MVIDTSAIVAILRSEPEAARLEQALVSDPIRLVPATCVLEARMVLVSRRGEHALAEIDLWLHKIGANIIPVDSELVDLATQAWLSYGKGRHPAALNFADCFSYALAKRADEPLLFIGKDFSQTDIEAA is encoded by the coding sequence ATGGTGATCGACACTTCAGCCATTGTGGCGATCCTGCGTAGCGAACCCGAGGCAGCAAGGCTTGAACAAGCCCTTGTCTCCGATCCAATCCGTCTGGTTCCGGCGACTTGTGTGCTCGAAGCACGCATGGTGCTGGTCAGCAGGCGCGGCGAACACGCATTGGCGGAGATCGATCTCTGGCTTCACAAGATCGGGGCCAACATCATTCCCGTTGATTCCGAATTGGTTGATCTGGCCACCCAAGCTTGGCTCTCCTACGGCAAGGGCCGTCATCCTGCCGCCTTGAACTTTGCCGATTGCTTCTCCTACGCTTTGGCAAAGCGTGCCGATGAGCCGCTGCTTTTCATCGGCAAGGACTTCTCCCAGACGGATATCGAGGCGGCATAA
- the repB gene encoding plasmid partitioning protein RepB encodes MARKDIFGSVMGPATGVANNQDVSGYAVRGASRSIIQSFEELSKSSVVDLDPALVDTSFVSDRMAGDDEAFQELLVAIRDRGQDSPVLVRPHPEISGRFQTVFGHRRVRVARQLGRPVRAVVKKMGDEDHVIAQGQENAARSDLSFIERTLFAERILKRGHSPDTVKSALALDDTTFSKMRSVTSSIPEQVILAVGAAKGVGRDRWWQLAKLLEHPGAAARATEYVESADFAQPGSDGRFAHLFDYLSGPVKRPPAPSKSQQKSWIPRDKSVRANITDTGKVFTLALKSKEASPFGAFIAGKLDELFEAFRESEIAKKAGD; translated from the coding sequence ATGGCGCGCAAGGACATATTCGGCAGTGTTATGGGCCCAGCGACTGGAGTCGCGAATAACCAGGATGTATCGGGGTATGCCGTTCGCGGCGCATCACGGTCGATTATACAGTCGTTCGAGGAGCTCTCGAAGAGTTCTGTCGTCGATCTCGATCCGGCATTGGTCGACACGTCATTCGTCTCTGACCGCATGGCCGGTGACGATGAGGCCTTTCAGGAGTTGCTGGTGGCGATTCGTGACCGAGGACAGGATTCCCCTGTACTGGTCAGACCTCATCCGGAGATTTCCGGTCGGTTTCAGACCGTCTTTGGCCACAGGCGCGTCAGGGTCGCCCGCCAACTGGGCAGGCCTGTCCGTGCTGTCGTCAAGAAGATGGGCGATGAGGACCATGTCATCGCCCAGGGTCAAGAGAATGCTGCCAGGTCTGATTTGTCCTTCATCGAGCGGACGCTTTTCGCGGAGCGCATTCTCAAGCGGGGCCATTCGCCGGATACGGTGAAGTCGGCTCTTGCACTCGATGATACGACCTTCTCGAAGATGCGCTCCGTTACCAGCAGCATTCCTGAGCAGGTCATTCTGGCAGTCGGCGCCGCCAAGGGCGTTGGCCGGGATCGCTGGTGGCAACTTGCCAAACTGTTGGAGCATCCTGGGGCTGCAGCCAGGGCGACAGAGTATGTGGAAAGCGCGGATTTTGCCCAACCGGGGAGTGATGGCCGTTTCGCCCATCTCTTCGACTATCTGAGTGGCCCGGTGAAACGCCCGCCGGCGCCATCAAAGTCTCAGCAAAAGTCGTGGATCCCCCGGGACAAATCGGTCCGGGCCAACATCACCGACACTGGAAAAGTGTTTACGCTTGCCTTGAAATCCAAGGAAGCATCACCCTTCGGCGCATTCATTGCCGGCAAGCTCGACGAGCTTTTCGAGGCTTTTCGGGAATCGGAAATTGCGAAGAAAGCAGGAGACTAA
- the repA gene encoding plasmid partitioning protein RepA — MNIAMRLPRFEFDDKILEQGAEISRRLNQLRMEKFPPNATKTLRSFSMAEVAHYLGVSQNNLKRLHLEGKGPLPDQVPSGRRSYTAEQMLELRHFLDRHGRTEVKKYVPHRKPGDKLQVVAVVNFKGGSGKTTTAAHLAQHLALTGHRVLAIDLDPQASLSALHGFQPELDRNLSLYEAIRYDDERKPISEVIVPTNFPGLDIIPANLELQEYEYDTPLAMQDKSSNAGRQFFTRIAKALSEVDSRYDVVVVDCPPQLGYLTLTAMSAATSVLITVHPQMLDLMSMSQFLLMLGGILKTIKAAGASIQLDWFRYLITRYEPTDIPQAQMVGFMQSMLAGQILENPMLKSTAISDAGLTKQTLYEVEKSSFTRSTYDRALESLDAVNSEIATLVHRAWGRS; from the coding sequence ATGAACATCGCCATGCGGCTACCACGCTTTGAGTTCGATGACAAAATTCTCGAGCAGGGTGCCGAGATATCGCGACGCCTCAACCAGCTACGCATGGAGAAGTTCCCACCTAACGCGACGAAGACGCTACGCTCTTTTTCGATGGCTGAGGTGGCCCACTATCTTGGTGTGTCGCAAAACAATTTGAAGCGCCTTCATCTTGAGGGCAAAGGGCCGCTGCCCGATCAAGTCCCCTCCGGCCGGCGATCTTACACGGCCGAGCAAATGCTTGAGCTGCGCCATTTCCTTGACCGCCACGGCCGGACCGAGGTGAAAAAGTACGTCCCCCACCGCAAGCCCGGCGACAAGCTCCAGGTGGTTGCTGTCGTCAACTTCAAGGGCGGAAGCGGCAAGACAACGACCGCCGCCCACCTCGCCCAGCACCTGGCGCTGACCGGTCACCGTGTCCTTGCAATCGATCTCGACCCGCAAGCCTCGCTCTCCGCGCTCCATGGCTTTCAGCCGGAACTCGATCGCAACCTCTCTCTGTATGAGGCGATCCGCTACGATGATGAGCGCAAGCCGATCTCCGAGGTGATCGTGCCGACGAATTTCCCTGGCCTGGATATCATTCCGGCCAATCTTGAGCTGCAGGAGTATGAGTACGACACGCCGCTCGCCATGCAGGACAAATCGTCCAATGCCGGCCGCCAGTTTTTCACCAGGATCGCAAAGGCGCTGTCAGAAGTAGACAGCCGTTATGACGTCGTCGTCGTCGATTGCCCGCCGCAGCTTGGCTATCTCACCTTGACGGCGATGTCGGCGGCGACATCCGTTCTCATCACCGTTCACCCGCAGATGCTCGACTTGATGTCGATGAGCCAGTTTCTGCTGATGCTCGGCGGCATCTTGAAGACCATCAAAGCGGCCGGCGCATCGATACAGCTGGATTGGTTTCGCTATCTGATCACGCGCTACGAACCGACAGACATTCCGCAGGCGCAGATGGTCGGCTTCATGCAATCGATGCTTGCTGGCCAGATCCTCGAAAATCCGATGCTCAAGTCGACGGCGATTTCGGACGCGGGCCTGACGAAACAGACGCTCTACGAGGTGGAGAAATCGTCTTTTACCCGTTCAACCTACGACCGGGCGCTCGAATCGCTGGACGCGGTGAACTCGGAGATCGCGACATTAGTCCATCGCGCATGGGGACGGTCATGA